A genomic stretch from Bradyrhizobium sp. 195 includes:
- a CDS encoding cysteine rich repeat-containing protein, which yields MSKLNFAAIVVAVAFSGLASAQSSDPRGACKADYDKFCAGIAPGGGKIIACLNDKRDQLSATCKTALDSRKKK from the coding sequence ATGTCCAAGTTGAACTTTGCCGCTATCGTCGTCGCTGTCGCGTTCTCCGGGCTCGCGTCGGCACAATCGTCCGACCCGCGCGGTGCGTGCAAGGCAGACTACGACAAATTCTGCGCCGGCATCGCGCCGGGCGGCGGCAAGATCATTGCCTGCCTCAACGACAAGCGCGACCAGCTCAGCGCGACCTGCAAGACGGCGCTGGACAGCAGGAAGAAGAAATAA
- the alr gene encoding alanine racemase, translating into MASDPKTISQSGLLSAEANQAAALAAFGGVLTVDLDAIIANWRKLEKTAVPAECSAVIKADAYGCGAAEVARALSKAGCKTFFVATIEEARKVRAAVPEPTIYVLGGYFQNTGEHYAKINCRPVIGDLNELAEWDVFCRRTGWNGGAAVHIDTGMNRLGLTLSEAQAIIPRINAGDHGITLVMSHLVSAEQLNSPVNAKQLASFRAIASEFSGVPAALANSSGIFLGAPFQFDLVRPGAALYGVNPTPEADNPMQPVVDLKARIVQIRTIERGESVGYGGTWTARRPTKLAIIAAGYADGYFRAASSNDGTRGAEVIVAGRRCPVAGRVSMDLIAIDITDLPPNAARRGHMVTLLGEGITVDELAHHFGTIGYEVLTSLGHRYARLYKGGNVEEPLVKPAAATGAEQPPSPPPVEQPAAPPPLPG; encoded by the coding sequence ATGGCGTCCGACCCGAAAACCATCTCGCAATCCGGCCTTCTCTCCGCGGAGGCCAACCAGGCTGCCGCGCTCGCAGCCTTCGGCGGCGTGCTGACAGTCGATCTCGACGCCATCATCGCCAATTGGCGCAAGCTCGAGAAGACGGCGGTGCCGGCCGAATGCTCGGCGGTGATCAAGGCCGACGCCTATGGCTGCGGCGCCGCCGAGGTCGCGCGTGCGCTGAGCAAGGCCGGCTGCAAGACCTTTTTCGTCGCCACCATCGAGGAGGCGCGCAAGGTGCGCGCGGCCGTCCCGGAGCCAACGATCTATGTGCTCGGCGGCTATTTCCAGAACACCGGCGAGCACTACGCCAAGATCAATTGCCGTCCGGTGATCGGCGACCTCAACGAGCTCGCCGAGTGGGACGTGTTCTGCCGTCGCACCGGCTGGAACGGCGGCGCGGCGGTTCACATCGACACCGGCATGAACCGGCTCGGCCTCACGCTCTCCGAAGCGCAGGCCATCATCCCCCGCATCAACGCCGGCGATCACGGCATCACGCTGGTCATGAGCCATCTGGTCTCGGCCGAGCAGCTCAACAGCCCGGTGAACGCCAAGCAGCTCGCTTCCTTCCGCGCTATCGCCAGCGAATTCTCCGGCGTGCCGGCGGCGCTCGCCAATTCCTCCGGCATCTTCCTCGGCGCGCCGTTCCAGTTCGACCTGGTACGGCCGGGGGCTGCGCTCTACGGCGTCAACCCGACGCCGGAGGCCGACAATCCGATGCAGCCGGTGGTCGATCTCAAGGCGCGCATCGTGCAGATCCGCACCATCGAGCGCGGCGAGAGCGTCGGCTATGGCGGCACCTGGACCGCGCGGCGGCCGACGAAACTGGCGATCATCGCAGCCGGCTATGCCGACGGCTATTTCCGCGCCGCCAGCTCCAATGACGGCACCCGCGGCGCCGAGGTCATCGTCGCCGGCAGGCGCTGCCCGGTCGCGGGCCGCGTCTCGATGGATCTCATCGCGATCGACATCACCGATCTACCGCCGAATGCGGCCCGGCGCGGCCATATGGTGACGCTGCTCGGCGAAGGCATCACCGTCGACGAGCTCGCGCATCATTTCGGCACCATCGGCTACGAGGTGCTGACCAGCCTCGGCCACCGCTATGCCCGGCTCTACAAGGGCGGCAATGTGGAGGAGCCGTTGGTCAAGCCGGCAGCCGCGACCGGAGCCGAGCAGCCTCCCTCACCGCCGCCGGTCGAGCAGCCGGCGGCCCCGCCGCCGCTGCCGGGCTAG
- a CDS encoding replicative DNA helicase — translation MVLTDSNVLKLAPDAGTPAYRSAPHNIEAEQSLLGAILVNNDAFYRVSDFLEAKHFFEPLHQTIFETAGSLIRMGKIATPVTLKTFLPADTDVGGMTIGQYLARLAAEATTIINAQDYGRTVYDLSLRRDLIGIGEDMVNVAYDAPVDFQPRAQIEDAERKLYELAESGRYDGGFQKFSQALAVAVDLAAKAFQRDGKLSGISTGMRDLDTKMGGLQHSDLIIVAGRPGMGKTSLATNIAYNVAQAYVPELQADGTTKAANGGVIGFFSCEMSADQLATRIVAERTGVPSSHIRRGGISEADFEKIREVSIELQSLPFYVDATGGLSIAQLMARARRLKRQKGLDLLVIDYIQLLSGSGKRSDNRVQEITEITTSLKALAKELNVPVIALSQLSRQVESRDDKRPQLSDLRESGSIEQDADVVLFVYREEYYLAMKEPRPGTPEHEKWQLDMSLAHGKAEVIIGKQRHGPTGTVDLAFEASVTRFGDLAPDSQVPARSGNDY, via the coding sequence ATGGTCCTGACTGATTCGAACGTTCTCAAACTCGCGCCCGACGCAGGAACTCCCGCGTATCGGAGCGCTCCGCACAATATCGAAGCGGAACAGAGCCTTCTGGGCGCGATCCTGGTCAACAACGACGCCTTCTACCGCGTCTCCGACTTCCTGGAGGCGAAGCATTTCTTCGAGCCGCTGCACCAGACGATCTTCGAGACCGCCGGCAGCCTGATCCGGATGGGCAAGATCGCGACGCCCGTCACGCTGAAGACGTTCCTACCCGCCGATACCGATGTCGGCGGCATGACCATCGGGCAATATCTTGCACGGCTCGCCGCCGAGGCGACCACCATCATCAACGCCCAGGACTACGGCCGCACGGTCTACGACCTGTCGCTGAGGCGCGACCTGATCGGCATCGGCGAGGACATGGTCAATGTCGCCTATGACGCACCGGTCGATTTCCAGCCGCGGGCGCAGATCGAGGACGCCGAGCGCAAGCTTTACGAGCTCGCCGAATCCGGCCGCTATGACGGTGGCTTCCAGAAATTCTCGCAGGCACTGGCGGTCGCGGTCGATCTCGCGGCAAAAGCGTTCCAGCGCGACGGCAAGCTGTCCGGCATCTCGACGGGCATGCGCGACCTCGACACCAAGATGGGTGGCCTGCAGCACTCCGACCTCATCATCGTCGCGGGCCGTCCCGGCATGGGCAAGACCTCGCTGGCGACCAACATCGCCTACAATGTCGCCCAGGCCTATGTGCCGGAGCTCCAGGCCGACGGCACCACGAAGGCCGCCAATGGCGGCGTGATCGGCTTCTTCTCCTGCGAAATGTCGGCCGACCAGCTCGCCACGCGTATCGTGGCCGAGCGCACCGGTGTTCCCTCCTCCCACATCCGCCGCGGCGGCATCTCGGAGGCCGATTTCGAGAAGATCCGGGAGGTCTCGATCGAGCTGCAGTCGCTGCCCTTCTACGTGGACGCCACCGGCGGCCTGTCGATCGCGCAGCTGATGGCGCGGGCGCGCCGGCTGAAGCGCCAGAAGGGCCTCGACCTGCTCGTGATCGACTACATCCAGCTGCTCTCGGGCTCGGGCAAGCGCAGCGATAATCGTGTGCAGGAAATCACCGAGATCACGACCAGCCTGAAGGCGCTGGCCAAGGAGCTCAACGTTCCCGTCATCGCGCTGTCGCAGCTCTCGCGTCAGGTCGAATCGCGTGACGACAAGCGGCCGCAGCTCTCGGATCTGCGTGAATCCGGATCGATCGAGCAGGACGCCGACGTCGTGCTGTTCGTCTACCGCGAGGAATATTACCTCGCCATGAAGGAGCCGCGCCCCGGCACGCCCGAGCACGAGAAGTGGCAGCTCGACATGAGTCTTGCGCACGGAAAAGCCGAGGTCATCATCGGCAAGCAGCGCCACGGACCGACCGGCACCGTCGATTTGGCGTTCGAGGCCTCGGTCACGCGGTTCGGCGACCTCGCGCCTGACAGTCAGGTTCCGGCTCGCAGCGGGAACGACTACTGA
- a CDS encoding SAM-dependent methyltransferase, which translates to MDRLLRRFLSQFIRRGSMTVTGASGVKFAVGDGSGVPVAVRFVTADAERKILVNPELGLGEAYMDGEFVVERGTMADALAILLDQPDLLPQWAKPWWHLRYLTRHLKQFNPRSRSRDNVAHHYDLDARLYSLFLDADKQYSCAYFETPKSTLDDAQLAKKRHIAAKLLIKPGQRVLDIGSGWGGLGLYLAEMARADVTGITLSTEQLQIANARASEKGLTGSARFLLQDYRDIAGPFDRIVSVGMFEHVGARFYDTYFQRCAELLSEDGVMLLHSIGRSQGPDSTNPWIAKYIFPGGYIPALSEVLPAIERAGLLVCDIEILRLHYAATLKAWRERFMARREEAVELYDERFALMWEFYLAACEMTFRKQNMMNFQIQLTRRQGVVPATRDYMPREEARLRAREGTIRPRLKMAGE; encoded by the coding sequence ATGGACCGTTTATTGCGCAGATTCCTGTCTCAATTCATCCGCCGCGGGTCGATGACGGTGACCGGCGCAAGCGGGGTGAAATTCGCCGTCGGCGACGGGTCTGGCGTTCCGGTCGCGGTGCGCTTCGTTACCGCGGACGCCGAGCGGAAGATCCTCGTCAATCCCGAGCTCGGGCTTGGCGAGGCCTATATGGACGGCGAGTTCGTGGTCGAGCGCGGCACCATGGCTGATGCCCTCGCGATCCTGCTCGATCAACCCGACCTGTTGCCGCAATGGGCAAAACCCTGGTGGCATCTGCGCTATCTGACGCGGCATCTCAAGCAGTTCAATCCGCGCTCGCGCTCCCGCGACAACGTCGCGCATCACTACGATCTCGACGCCCGGCTCTATTCGCTCTTCCTGGACGCCGACAAGCAGTACAGCTGCGCCTATTTCGAGACGCCCAAGAGCACGCTCGACGACGCCCAGCTCGCGAAGAAACGGCACATTGCCGCCAAGCTGCTCATCAAGCCCGGCCAGCGCGTGCTCGACATCGGCTCGGGCTGGGGCGGGCTCGGGCTCTATCTCGCCGAGATGGCCCGCGCCGACGTCACCGGCATCACGCTCTCGACCGAACAATTGCAGATCGCCAATGCACGCGCCTCCGAAAAGGGCTTGACCGGCTCGGCCAGATTTCTGCTGCAAGACTATCGCGACATCGCCGGCCCGTTCGACCGCATCGTCTCGGTCGGCATGTTCGAGCATGTCGGTGCCCGCTTCTACGACACCTACTTCCAGCGCTGCGCGGAGCTCCTGAGCGAGGACGGCGTCATGCTGCTGCATTCGATCGGCCGTTCGCAGGGCCCGGACTCGACCAATCCCTGGATCGCCAAATACATCTTCCCCGGCGGCTACATCCCCGCTTTGTCGGAGGTGCTGCCGGCGATCGAGCGCGCGGGCCTGCTGGTCTGCGACATCGAGATCCTGCGCCTGCACTATGCCGCGACGCTGAAAGCCTGGCGGGAACGTTTCATGGCGCGACGCGAGGAGGCCGTGGAGCTCTACGACGAGCGTTTCGCCTTGATGTGGGAATTTTATCTCGCGGCCTGCGAGATGACGTTCCGCAAGCAGAACATGATGAACTTCCAGATCCAGCTCACCCGCCGCCAGGGCGTGGTGCCGGCGACCCGCGACTACATGCCGCGTGAGGAAGCCCGGCTGCGGGCTCGCGAAGGCACGATCAGGCCGAGACTGAAAATGGCTGGTGAATAG
- a CDS encoding TetR/AcrR family transcriptional regulator codes for MTASVRDDLLAAGLIVFDRVGFEAATVAAIRTRARASNGSFFHAFGSKKELAGALFLEVLQHYHAAVLAALDPVPDAEQGIDRLIWAHLDWVVTSRREARYLFEISRSEWGEDLRDAQRAQNARLAEGIERWRAPLVASGELLRMKPVMFVSQLIGPAQIFCRAFLSGRDRTDPRSEADTLIACAIRALRPPDRINKQ; via the coding sequence ATGACGGCGAGCGTGCGAGACGACCTGTTGGCAGCCGGGCTGATCGTGTTCGACCGCGTCGGCTTCGAGGCTGCGACAGTCGCCGCGATCCGCACCCGGGCGCGCGCCTCCAATGGCAGTTTCTTTCATGCCTTCGGCTCGAAGAAAGAGCTCGCCGGTGCGCTGTTCCTGGAGGTCTTGCAGCACTATCACGCCGCGGTGCTCGCGGCGCTCGATCCGGTGCCCGATGCAGAGCAGGGCATCGATCGCCTGATCTGGGCGCATCTCGACTGGGTCGTGACCAGCCGGCGCGAGGCGCGCTATCTCTTCGAGATTTCCCGGAGCGAGTGGGGCGAGGATTTGCGCGACGCCCAGCGCGCGCAGAATGCGCGCCTTGCCGAGGGTATCGAGCGCTGGCGTGCGCCACTGGTTGCAAGCGGCGAACTCTTGCGGATGAAACCGGTGATGTTCGTCAGCCAGCTGATCGGCCCGGCTCAGATTTTCTGCCGCGCCTTCCTGTCGGGACGCGACCGCACCGATCCGCGCAGCGAGGCCGACACGCTGATCGCCTGCGCCATCCGTGCGCTACGGCCACCCGATCGCATCAACAAGCAATAA
- a CDS encoding PaaI family thioesterase codes for MRAEADPEFAALAEHIQANVGRQGFMNLVGAELSELSRGTCTIAVDRRPELLQQHGFFHGGVTAFLVDNATTIAAATSRGQPALTAEYKLNLLSPAVGEKLICRARVIKPGRQVSVVAADVFCVSDGVEKHTATALASIAMLSEDVAVKTKSPAA; via the coding sequence ATGCGCGCCGAAGCAGATCCCGAATTCGCAGCCCTTGCCGAGCACATCCAAGCCAATGTCGGTCGGCAGGGCTTCATGAACCTGGTCGGCGCCGAGCTCTCGGAATTGTCGCGCGGCACCTGCACGATTGCCGTGGATCGCCGGCCGGAGTTGCTGCAGCAGCACGGCTTCTTCCACGGCGGCGTGACCGCCTTCCTGGTCGACAACGCCACCACGATCGCAGCCGCCACCTCGCGCGGCCAGCCGGCGCTGACGGCGGAATACAAGCTCAATCTGTTGTCGCCTGCGGTCGGCGAGAAACTGATCTGCCGTGCCAGGGTGATCAAGCCGGGCCGTCAGGTATCGGTGGTTGCGGCCGACGTGTTCTGCGTCAGCGACGGTGTCGAGAAGCACACGGCAACGGCGCTGGCCTCGATCGCGATGTTGAGCGAGGACGTCGCCGTGAAAACGAAAAGCCCGGCCGCCTGA
- the rplI gene encoding 50S ribosomal protein L9: protein MEVILLERVNKLGQMGEVVKVRDGYARNFLLKRGKALRATADNRSKYDGMKAELEARNLQAKGEASKVAEKIEGKNIIVIRQASEAGQLFGSVTVRDIVMAFEADGVHLDRPQVQLDAPIKTIGKHTVTVAVHPEVEVEITVTVARSQDEAERINRGEDISTRNEDRDAAAEAIAAAGEFFDPEAEHDEAEPAPAAEEK, encoded by the coding sequence ATGGAAGTCATTTTGCTGGAACGCGTCAACAAGCTCGGCCAGATGGGCGAAGTCGTGAAGGTTCGCGACGGCTATGCCCGCAATTTCCTGCTCAAGCGCGGCAAGGCATTGCGCGCCACCGCCGACAACCGTTCCAAGTATGACGGCATGAAGGCCGAGCTCGAGGCCCGCAACCTCCAGGCCAAGGGCGAGGCGTCCAAGGTCGCCGAGAAGATCGAAGGCAAGAACATCATCGTGATCCGCCAGGCCTCCGAAGCCGGCCAGCTGTTCGGCTCGGTCACGGTGCGCGACATCGTCATGGCGTTCGAGGCCGACGGCGTCCACCTCGACCGTCCGCAGGTGCAGCTCGACGCGCCGATCAAGACCATCGGCAAGCACACGGTCACGGTTGCCGTTCACCCCGAGGTCGAAGTCGAGATCACCGTCACGGTCGCGCGCAGCCAGGACGAGGCCGAGCGCATCAACCGCGGCGAGGACATCTCGACCCGCAACGAGGACCGCGACGCGGCCGCCGAGGCGATCGCCGCTGCCGGCGAGTTCTTCGATCCGGAAGCCGAGCACGACGAAGCCGAGCCGGCGCCGGCCGCGGAAGAGAAGTAA
- a CDS encoding YybS family protein — protein sequence MMAFVLIALIAGAASALMFASIISGALISLVLFYLAPLPLMVAAIGWGPLCASLGGIAAAIGLGALFGLPYCIAFAVTVALPAWWLGHLVLLSRPTEHDAPGPATEPPAEAPLEWYPVGRILLWLAGFATLTTIAALLTLGTDAETILGTLRRGLMRLLRATDPQSSGEAGQLVDALVRIAPAGATIIAMMTLTLNLWLSAKITATSGRLRRPWPDMMTAELPPMTLVALCIALAFCFTGGLLAIVAQITAAALMMGYALTGFAVLHTLTLALKSRTFWLGSTYAVVVVFGWPVIAMVILGLADAVFGFRERFLRSRQPPPLPTP from the coding sequence ATGATGGCCTTTGTGCTGATAGCCCTGATCGCCGGCGCTGCGTCGGCCCTGATGTTCGCCTCGATCATTTCGGGCGCGCTGATCTCGCTCGTCCTGTTCTATCTTGCACCGCTGCCGCTGATGGTCGCCGCGATCGGCTGGGGACCGCTATGCGCGAGCCTCGGCGGCATCGCTGCTGCGATCGGCCTCGGCGCCCTGTTCGGCCTGCCCTATTGCATCGCCTTCGCCGTCACCGTCGCGCTGCCGGCGTGGTGGCTCGGCCATCTCGTCCTGCTCAGCCGGCCGACGGAACATGACGCGCCAGGCCCCGCCACCGAACCGCCCGCCGAGGCTCCGCTGGAATGGTATCCGGTCGGCCGCATCCTGTTGTGGCTCGCCGGCTTCGCCACGCTGACCACGATCGCAGCCCTGCTCACGCTCGGGACCGACGCCGAGACCATCCTCGGCACGCTGCGGCGCGGCCTGATGCGCCTCCTCCGGGCCACCGACCCGCAAAGCTCCGGCGAAGCCGGTCAGCTCGTCGACGCGCTGGTGCGCATCGCACCGGCCGGGGCCACCATCATCGCGATGATGACGCTGACCCTCAACCTCTGGCTCAGCGCCAAGATCACCGCGACGTCGGGCCGGCTGCGGCGTCCGTGGCCGGACATGATGACGGCGGAGCTGCCGCCGATGACGCTGGTCGCGCTCTGCATCGCGCTCGCCTTCTGCTTCACCGGCGGGCTGCTCGCGATCGTCGCGCAGATCACCGCGGCCGCGCTGATGATGGGTTATGCGCTGACCGGCTTTGCCGTGCTGCATACGCTCACCCTGGCGCTGAAGAGCCGCACGTTCTGGCTCGGCTCCACCTACGCCGTCGTGGTCGTGTTCGGATGGCCTGTGATCGCGATGGTGATCCTCGGCCTTGCGGATGCCGTGTTCGGCTTCCGCGAGCGTTTCCTGCGCAGCCGGCAGCCGCCGCCACTGCCGACCCCTTAA
- the rpsR gene encoding 30S ribosomal protein S18, with amino-acid sequence MAEAGARRPFFRRRKSCPFTGANAPKIDYKDSKLLMRYVSERGKIVPSRITAVSAKKQRELARAIKRARFLGLLPYVIR; translated from the coding sequence ATGGCTGAAGCTGGTGCACGCCGCCCGTTTTTCCGTCGTCGCAAGAGCTGCCCGTTCACGGGCGCCAATGCTCCGAAGATCGACTACAAGGACTCCAAGCTGCTGATGCGTTACGTCTCCGAGCGCGGCAAGATCGTGCCGAGCCGCATCACGGCGGTGTCCGCGAAGAAGCAGCGTGAGCTCGCCCGCGCCATCAAGCGCGCGCGGTTCCTGGGCCTGTTGCCCTACGTCATTCGCTAA
- the rpsF gene encoding 30S ribosomal protein S6 encodes MALYEHVFLARQDASTQQVEELTAQMTGIVEGLGGKVTKTENWGVRSLTYRMNKNRKAHFVLLNIDAPSAAIAEIERQERISEDVIRYLSVRVEELEEGPSAMMRKADRDRERDDRGGGFRGEREGGFRGDREGGFRGGDRDGGGFRGDRGPRRPREEAETTTTDGE; translated from the coding sequence ATGGCTCTTTATGAGCATGTTTTTCTCGCGCGTCAGGACGCGAGCACGCAGCAGGTCGAAGAGCTGACTGCGCAGATGACCGGCATCGTCGAGGGTCTCGGCGGCAAGGTCACCAAGACCGAGAATTGGGGCGTGCGCTCCCTCACCTACCGCATGAACAAGAACCGCAAGGCGCACTTCGTGCTGCTCAACATCGACGCGCCGTCCGCGGCGATCGCCGAGATCGAGCGCCAGGAGCGCATCAGCGAAGACGTGATCCGCTATCTCAGCGTCCGCGTCGAGGAGCTCGAGGAAGGCCCGTCCGCGATGATGCGCAAGGCCGACCGTGATCGCGAGCGTGACGATCGTGGCGGCGGCTTCCGCGGCGAGCGTGAAGGTGGCTTCCGTGGCGACCGCGAGGGCGGTTTCCGTGGTGGCGATCGCGACGGTGGTGGCTTCCGCGGCGACCGCGGCCCGCGCCGTCCGCGCGAAGAAGCTGAAACCACGACGACGGATGGGGAGTAA
- a CDS encoding TetR/AcrR family transcriptional regulator C-terminal domain-containing protein — translation MRSLLLDAASPLFRERGLSGTAITDIAAAADAFPSQITYYFRTKEALFVECACRELLYLARATERAALKARTPWDYTQALAQTVTASDSVAFFAEALTLTRRRQDLAPLVERTIERLHGEGARAYASQVARHGWRSLRAPDESSRRFWAVAIGVILEGYAMGRSPEALCAEMLRVLGEQAKSTGDAARLRLVEDGEASNNSNEEG, via the coding sequence ATGCGCTCGCTGCTGCTGGATGCTGCGAGCCCGCTATTTCGGGAGCGGGGGCTGTCTGGCACGGCGATCACCGACATCGCCGCCGCCGCGGACGCGTTCCCGAGCCAGATCACCTATTACTTCCGCACCAAGGAGGCGCTGTTCGTCGAATGCGCCTGCCGCGAGCTGCTGTATCTGGCGCGTGCCACCGAGCGGGCGGCCTTGAAGGCGCGCACGCCGTGGGACTACACGCAGGCGCTGGCACAGACGGTGACGGCGAGCGATTCAGTCGCCTTCTTCGCCGAAGCGCTGACATTGACGCGGCGTCGCCAGGATCTTGCACCGCTCGTCGAGCGCACGATCGAGCGTCTGCACGGCGAAGGCGCGCGCGCCTATGCGAGCCAGGTGGCGCGGCACGGCTGGCGCTCGCTGCGCGCGCCCGACGAAAGCTCGCGGCGGTTCTGGGCCGTCGCCATCGGCGTCATTCTCGAAGGCTATGCGATGGGCCGCTCGCCCGAGGCGCTCTGCGCCGAGATGCTTCGCGTGCTCGGCGAGCAGGCGAAATCCACGGGCGATGCCGCGCGCCTGCGTCTCGTCGAGGACGGCGAGGCATCAAACAATTCGAATGAGGAGGGTTAG
- a CDS encoding fatty acid desaturase family protein produces MTALRMRARDFLTDDQLADVRERVTWKGVALIAHAWALIIGAIALVAWWPNPITYILAVAIIGSRQLGLSILMHDGAHGCLSADEKTNLTLSQWFCAYPLFAETRSYRRYHLQHHARTQQEDDPDLVLSAPFPITKLSYRRKFIRDITGQTGYQQRKAQLLNALGSKDWPWRQRLAHFRDKLGPQCIVNAVMFAALAAAGVWWAYPLLWLVPLLTWMMVITRIRNIAEHAVVPDSSDPLRNTRTTRANFLERLFIAPYYVNYHLEHHLLFYVPCYNLPKVHRLLSASRHAGRMEVQPGYAAVLRLATAKPNRDDRPGQLVNSARRAQAGAEVDANQTAGGF; encoded by the coding sequence ATGACCGCGCTACGCATGCGTGCCCGCGATTTCCTGACCGACGATCAACTCGCCGACGTGCGCGAGCGCGTGACGTGGAAGGGCGTCGCGTTGATCGCCCATGCCTGGGCGCTAATCATTGGCGCGATCGCCTTGGTCGCGTGGTGGCCCAATCCGATCACCTATATCCTGGCCGTTGCCATCATCGGCTCGCGCCAGCTGGGCCTTTCGATCCTGATGCATGACGGTGCCCATGGCTGCCTGTCCGCCGATGAAAAAACCAATCTGACGCTGAGCCAGTGGTTTTGTGCTTATCCGCTGTTCGCGGAGACGCGCAGCTACCGGCGTTACCACCTTCAGCACCATGCGCGCACGCAGCAGGAGGACGATCCCGATCTCGTGCTGTCGGCGCCGTTTCCGATTACGAAGCTGAGCTACCGCCGCAAGTTCATTCGCGACATCACCGGACAGACCGGCTACCAGCAGCGCAAGGCGCAGCTGCTCAACGCGCTCGGCTCGAAGGACTGGCCGTGGCGCCAGCGCCTGGCGCATTTCCGGGACAAGCTGGGTCCGCAATGCATCGTCAATGCCGTGATGTTCGCCGCGCTTGCGGCCGCCGGCGTGTGGTGGGCCTATCCGCTGCTATGGCTGGTGCCGCTGCTGACCTGGATGATGGTCATCACCCGGATCCGCAACATCGCCGAGCACGCCGTGGTGCCCGACAGCAGCGATCCCTTGCGCAACACCCGCACCACCCGCGCCAATTTTCTGGAGCGGCTGTTCATCGCGCCTTACTACGTGAACTACCACCTCGAGCATCATCTCTTGTTCTACGTGCCCTGCTACAATCTGCCGAAGGTCCATCGCCTGCTGAGCGCGAGCCGGCACGCGGGCCGCATGGAGGTGCAGCCGGGCTACGCCGCGGTGCTGCGGCTTGCGACTGCGAAGCCGAACCGCGATGACCGTCCGGGGCAACTGGTCAATAGCGCGCGCCGCGCGCAGGCAGGGGCGGAGGTCGACGCCAACCAGACGGCCGGCGGATTCTAG
- the fabD gene encoding ACP S-malonyltransferase produces the protein MTAAFTFPGQGSQAVGMGKALAEAFPAARAVFDEVDAALGEKLTTTIWDGPAETLQLTENAQPALMAVSVATLRVLEAEAGFSVGRDAAFVAGHSLGEYSALAAAGSLTISDTARLLRIRGLAMQKAVPVGAGAMAALLGLDYEAAMEVANEAAQGQVCQAANDNGGGQVVVSGDKAAVDRAVEIAKTKGAKRAMLLPVSAPFHCRLMQPAADAMAEALSKVTIKAPAAPLVSNVLASAITDPDEIRRRLVEQVTGTVRWRESVAYMAGQGVTRFFEIGAGKVLTGLVKRIADGAVGVAVGGPNDIAAAKDALAAAKQA, from the coding sequence ATGACGGCAGCATTCACATTTCCGGGGCAGGGTTCCCAGGCGGTCGGCATGGGCAAGGCCCTGGCCGAGGCCTTTCCGGCGGCGCGCGCCGTGTTCGACGAGGTCGATGCCGCGCTTGGGGAGAAGCTGACGACGACCATCTGGGATGGTCCGGCCGAAACCCTCCAGCTCACCGAAAACGCCCAGCCGGCCCTGATGGCGGTGTCTGTCGCCACCCTGCGCGTTCTGGAGGCTGAGGCTGGATTTTCCGTGGGACGAGACGCGGCCTTCGTCGCCGGCCACTCGCTCGGCGAATATTCGGCGCTGGCTGCGGCCGGCAGCCTGACGATTTCGGATACCGCCCGTCTGCTTCGCATCCGCGGTCTCGCAATGCAAAAGGCGGTCCCGGTGGGCGCGGGCGCGATGGCCGCGCTGCTTGGTCTCGACTATGAGGCCGCCATGGAGGTCGCCAATGAAGCGGCCCAGGGGCAGGTCTGCCAAGCCGCCAACGACAATGGCGGCGGACAGGTGGTCGTCTCAGGCGACAAGGCCGCGGTCGATCGCGCCGTCGAGATCGCTAAGACCAAGGGCGCCAAGCGCGCGATGCTGCTGCCCGTGTCCGCCCCGTTCCATTGCAGACTGATGCAGCCGGCCGCGGATGCCATGGCGGAGGCGCTGTCGAAGGTCACGATCAAGGCGCCGGCCGCGCCGCTGGTGTCGAACGTGCTGGCGAGCGCCATCACCGATCCCGACGAGATCCGCCGTCGCCTGGTCGAGCAGGTCACCGGCACCGTGCGCTGGCGCGAGTCGGTTGCCTATATGGCAGGGCAGGGCGTTACCCGTTTCTTCGAGATCGGCGCCGGCAAGGTCCTGACGGGTCTCGTCAAGCGCATTGCGGACGGTGCCGTCGGCGTCGCGGTCGGCGGTCCCAACGATATTGCCGCCGCCAAGGATGCATTGGCCGCTGCGAAGCAGGCCTAG